The proteins below are encoded in one region of Sminthopsis crassicaudata isolate SCR6 chromosome 1, ASM4859323v1, whole genome shotgun sequence:
- the LOC141539263 gene encoding butyrophilin subfamily 3 member A1-like produces MEIPNLSGSFLSNFVIAFILLLKKPTLTSGQFSVIGPTEPIQASLGEEVELPCYLSPPQSAQHMEVVWLQSTQVVHFYQGGDDHFGDQAPNYQGRTELVRDDITNGNVTLKIRNVKFLDAGKYNCLFEDGFHQEEANVELKVLGKETQIPTLPPTYFLILIVLSVVMYLLFVICMLLFQVYFRRSHPWMVAVDGILIQLTTFEIEMCLLYLWSRHRCRGFFFDETSFWKEWKFAVASLLLIITKNLPFVLQIKYYCQQKRHYSTKSDSRDDNKGTRWKFGEHCCIKI; encoded by the exons ATGGAGATTCCCAATCTTTCAGGctcctttctttctaattttgtgatTGCTTTCATCCTCCTCCTCAAGAAACCAACATTGACTTCAG GGCAATTCTCAGTGATTGGACCTACAGAACCTATTCAAGCCTCACTAGGGGAAGAAGTAGAATTACCCTGTTACCTGTCCCCACCTCAGAGTGCACAGCACATGGAAGTGGTCTGGTTGCAGTCTACTCAGGTGGTACATTTCTATCAAGGTGGGGATGATCATTTTGGAGACCAGGCCCCTAATTACCAAGGGAGAACAGAACTGGTGAGAGATGATATTACAAATGGAAATGTCACCCTGAAGATACGAAATGTGAAGTTCTTAGATGCAGGAAAGTACAATTGTCTCTTTGAGGATGGTTTTCACCAAGAAGAAGCTAATGTGGAGCTGAAAGTCTTAG GTAAAGAAACTCAGATACCAACTTTGCCACCAACATACTTTTTGATCCTTATTGTGCTTTCTGTGGTGATGTATTTGCTTTTTGTAATCTGTATGCTGCTATTCCAAG TATATTTTCGCAGGTCACATCCCTGGATGGTTGCAGTTGATGGGATTTTGATTCAGCTTACTACATTTGAAATTGAAATGTGTCTTTTGTATTTGTGGTCACGGCATAGATGCAGAG gttttttttttgatgaaacaTCATTTTGGAAAGAATGGAAATTTGCAGTTGCAAGTCTTTTGCTTATAATTACAAAGAACCTTCCCTTTGTACTTCAAATAAAGTACTATTGTCAACAAAAGCGCCATTACAGCACCAAATCAGACTCCAGAGATGACAATAAG GGAACCAGATGGAAGTTTGGGGAGCACTGTTGCATCAAAATATGA